In Cellulomonas sp. JZ18, the DNA window CCCCCGACATGGGCCGCGCCTCCCCTACTTCATCCGGCGACCTATCCTTCCGCATCCGACGGAGCGCGGACAACGCGTAACTGATCCGGTTCTCACGAGTTGCGGGGATTCGCAACACGTCACCTTCCAGGGGCGCCACTGCGTCGAGTTCTGCAGAAAGTTCCGCAAGAACCCGTTCCAAACCGAATACATCGTCTGCGGTCGAGCTCGCGAACTCACCGATGTTCGGTGACGCTCCCGGAACACCGATCGGCACCGTCAGAGAGGTGAGAGCCCCGACAACCTCAACGAGAGGCCAGGCGCCCGAATCGACGCGCTCGCGTAGCCAACCATGGGCGGCCGCAGGGTCAAGTTCGACCCACGGCCAAAAGCCGCTCATCGCGCCGTCGGCGAATGGGGAATCGAATCGATTTGCGGAATGCCAAGCGCTGAGTGCAGACCTGACTATGTCGACGAGCCCTTCGAGATCAAAACCGGGTGGCACGAAACTTCCGTACGGCGAGCGCGCGTTCCGGTGCAGCGCTCGGACAACGTTCACCGAGAATCGGAAAGTCTCCGGCTGCGCACACCTCCGCGCTACCGCCTCTGCGGCCGCCTCGCTACCCGCTCGCACAAGCGCGAGTGCCGCGCCGTGCTCCGCCGAGCGCCGTGGGTCGTCGAATATCTCGCGAGGCGTATCATCGAGCTGCGGCCACAACTCTCCGAACAACTCGAAGATCGCGACCTCAGGCAGGGTCTCGCCTGAGTCACGAAGTCCCTCAATCTTTCGCGCCGCCCGCGCAGTGTTGTCTCGGATCTCGGCCTTGAGGCGCTGAACCGGCCGACCTTCGATCCCTCGCGCGAGTTCGCCCAAGGACTGGCTGAGCAGCGAGTCCGGGAAGTCGTCCTCGGGCACGCCAAAGCTAACGTAGCGGTCGAAGTAGTCGGCGTGAGACACCGCCTTGGGCGTCGACCGCTGCCCAGCCGTCGTGAAGGAGCTCGCGCTCGCGAATGCGGCTTGAATCTCGGGGAAAAGGTCGGAGAGTACGCGTATGACGCCGTCGCGGTGATCACTATCAACGCGCGCTCGCTCGATCCTGTCGCTCCAGAACCTCTGCCGCTCCTTGGCTGCGGTGGCATCCCGGCCGCCGAAGCGCCAGGAAGTGGAGGCGCGGCCAAGGAGCGCATCGCGCTCTCGCTGCACCATCGCGTAGACACCCGGTTCCTGCGTTCGGAGCCAGGTCATGAGAAGGAAGTCGACGAAATCCACTTCGCCGCGCAGGGGCCCGAAGAAGGCTTGCACCTGCCCGAGGAAGCGGCTGATCGCGCGAGGAGTTGCCAGGCGACGGTCGAGCACTTCGAAGTAGATCTCGCTGAGCCGTCGTTGGTCAGCGGCCGTCAGCGGTGCGCTATTGCTGGTCAGAATCGATGTCAGCCCACGGTTGAGCAAGACAGATCGCTGCGACTCCCGGAGCACAGGCATGTCCAGGCGCACCTGCACGATTTTCTCCAAGTATGCGCGCGCGCGCGACTCGTTGCCCCCAGCGATCGGTGTGTTCTGAAGGACATCTAGAAGGGTCCGCTCGTCGTAAGCGAGCAGGTAATAAACATGGGGAAGACGCCCTACAAGCCGAACGAGCTTGAGCACCTCGAGAAGTTCCTGCGGGGTCAAGCGATCCAGGTCGTCCACCACCATCAACACCGGACGTTGGAGACGCCGAAGCGCCGCCTCGGCGGAGCGCTTCGCGGCGGAGGCGCTCGTATCGCCACTGACGAGGTCCGCAATGGTCGTAATCACGCCCTCGGCGTCGACACCGATGATTCCGCCGAGCTTCCCAATCGGACTAATGGTACGTGCGAGGTCACCCACCTTCGCTCGCGCCCCGCTCGGCCGGCTGCCCTTCGGCAACGCTGCGGCGAGCTCGTTGAAGAAGCCATGTTGAAGACTGGGGGCGTCCGGATAGGTCCAAGGGTTGAACTCCGCCAACAGCCACGAGTCCGAGCGCCTGGAGGTCAAGTGCTTGCGGAGAAGCTCAAGAATCGACGTCTTCCCGGAGCCCCAGTCGCCGATGAGCGCCATCACGCTCGACTCGCTCTGGGCCCTCACGGTGTCTACTAGCGAGGCGAGATAGGTCGTGAACGAGTGACGTCCCAAATCATCGGGCCGTTCAGGTGACCCATCGCGAGGGTCGTCGCTGAGCAGGTTGATGCTGACTGGCTCAGCGCTTGCCGCCTCGGCTCGTTCCATGGCGCGACC includes these proteins:
- a CDS encoding P-loop NTPase fold protein codes for the protein MERAEAASAEPVSINLLSDDPRDGSPERPDDLGRHSFTTYLASLVDTVRAQSESSVMALIGDWGSGKTSILELLRKHLTSRRSDSWLLAEFNPWTYPDAPSLQHGFFNELAAALPKGSRPSGARAKVGDLARTISPIGKLGGIIGVDAEGVITTIADLVSGDTSASAAKRSAEAALRRLQRPVLMVVDDLDRLTPQELLEVLKLVRLVGRLPHVYYLLAYDERTLLDVLQNTPIAGGNESRARAYLEKIVQVRLDMPVLRESQRSVLLNRGLTSILTSNSAPLTAADQRRLSEIYFEVLDRRLATPRAISRFLGQVQAFFGPLRGEVDFVDFLLMTWLRTQEPGVYAMVQRERDALLGRASTSWRFGGRDATAAKERQRFWSDRIERARVDSDHRDGVIRVLSDLFPEIQAAFASASSFTTAGQRSTPKAVSHADYFDRYVSFGVPEDDFPDSLLSQSLGELARGIEGRPVQRLKAEIRDNTARAARKIEGLRDSGETLPEVAIFELFGELWPQLDDTPREIFDDPRRSAEHGAALALVRAGSEAAAEAVARRCAQPETFRFSVNVVRALHRNARSPYGSFVPPGFDLEGLVDIVRSALSAWHSANRFDSPFADGAMSGFWPWVELDPAAAHGWLRERVDSGAWPLVEVVGALTSLTVPIGVPGASPNIGEFASSTADDVFGLERVLAELSAELDAVAPLEGDVLRIPATRENRISYALSALRRMRKDRSPDEVGEARPMSGVSDES